In Toxotes jaculatrix isolate fToxJac2 chromosome 20, fToxJac2.pri, whole genome shotgun sequence, the following proteins share a genomic window:
- the odad2 gene encoding outer dynein arm-docking complex subunit 2, protein MGVSLTKAAEWTGSGTGKLEFTPMNESLLKEILCFVEQFVSQHPQEAEHVFEAPLQWSTTLAASDFKTDYDISENDVQSHEKDSEGHPLLQLSPPTVYVRSFSQLSKLVHLADDKKLEEVRACLEENRDPVVKILGPCFANVLEREDTHPDVLHLVDKDQAKDSEVKVKLFHLLRNMDKQLLSKILEEISEQVRLDPTAVKNDMELLKRFCSEREKRVLKSVRYTSDYEFSNGCRAPLWRQVQGEICYLIIEPFDTENLYITCSNAGVFLNGGIKQEVAESGYERTSDMYQDLVTLLKSRSPYFAENINKQDFAVQELPSTQRIQHVESVDMEEQGQPQRSYEQQEKNVHDKARQQHTLNKAGGEKKYEPCPRWKNLGLMSPCGKAEEKKSGKSSGEERSGEIQKKRLGPGAKSKMKAEFSVSSLRGRLSSQKIKTPAGAMPVELSSESSCESEEEEEQTERRPESNTELPSEYWQIQKLVKYLKGGDQTATVLTLCAMMDFNLMQETCQLAIRDVGGLEVLINLLDTDEVKCKIGSLKILKKISHNVQIRRTIVDMGGLQSIVKILDSPVKDLKALAAETIANVARFRRARRTVRQYGGIKKLVSLLDCVPNLANLTADQEKDVEVARCGALALWSCSKSTKNKEAIRKAGGIPLLGRLLKSPHENMLIPVVGTLQECASEERYRISIQTEGMIKDLVTNLSSDNDELQMHCASAIFKCAEDKQTRDLVREYKGLQPLFSLLGKADNKQLLAATTGAIWKCSISMENVAKFQEYKALETLVGLLTDQPEEVLVNVVGALGEFAQIPANKATIRKCGGIKPLVKLLTGTNQPLLVNVTKAVGACATDKDNMAIIDQLDGVRLVWSLLKNPSADVQSSAAWALCPCIENAKDAGEMVRSLVGGLELIVNLLKSTNNEVLASICAAIAKIAKDKENLAVLTDHGVVPLLAKLTNTTDDRLRRHLAEAIGHCCMWGSNRASFGEAGAVAPLVRYLKSKDSAVHQSTAMALYQLSKDPNNCITMHEKGVVKPLIHIMGSKDEMLQEAAAGCVRNIRLLALANRKARLFY, encoded by the exons ATGGGGGTATCACTGACCAAGGCAGCCGAGTGGACCGGCTCTGGTACTGGTAAACTGGAGTTCACTCCAATGAATGAGTCCTTGTTGAAAGAAATCCTGTGCTTTGTGGAGCAGTTCGTCTCCCAACACCCACAGGAGGCAGAGCATGTGTTCGAGGCGCCGCTCCAGTGGAGTACCACTTTAGCGGCATCTGATTTCAAAACAGACTATGACATCAG tgagAATGATGTACAGTCCCATGAGAAAGACAGTGAAGGGCATCCATTATTACAGCTTTCCCCTCCTACTGTTTATGTGCGCAGCTTCAGCCAGCTCTCTAAACTAGTTCATCTTGCAGATGATAAGAAGCTGGAGGAGGTTCGAGCATGTCTAGAAG aaaatagaGATCCTGTGGTCAAGATTCTGGGTCCCTGCTTTGCTAACGTCTTGGAGAGAGAAGACACCCACCCCGATGTTCTGCATCTGGTAGACAAAGACCAAGCAAAGGACTCAGAGGTCAAAGTCAAGCTGTTTCACTTGCTCCGAAATATGGACAAGCAACTCCTCAGCAAGATTCTTGAAGAGATATCAGA ACAAGTCAGGCTTGACCCCACCGCAGTAAAGAATGACATGGAGTTGTTGAAACGGTTCTGCAGTGAAAGGGAGAAGAGGGTGTTGAAGTCAGTTCGATACACATCAG attatgAATTTTCAAATGGCTGTCGTGCCCCTCTGTGGAGGCAGGTGCAGGGTGAGATTTGTTACCTTATAATTGAGCCCTTTGACACAGAGAACCTCTATATCACCTGCAGCAACGCTGGAGTTTTTCTCAATGGG GGCATAAAACAGGAGGTGGCAGAGAGTGGCTATGAACGAACAAGTGATATGTACCAAGACCTGGTAACACTTCTGAAGAGCCGATCTCCGTATTTTGCTGAGAACATAAATAAGCAG GATTTTGCAGTTCAAGAACTTCCATCAACACAAAGGATCCAGCATGTGGAATCAGTTGATATGGAGGAACAAGGCCAACCCCAGAGGTCTTACGAGCAACAGGAAAAGAATGTGCATGACAAGGCGAGACAACAGCATACGCTGAACAAGGCAGGCGGCGAGAAGAAATATGAACCATGTCCGAGATGGAAGAATCTTGGTCTCATGTCTCCATGTGG taaagcagaggaaaagaaatctGGTAAGAGCTCTGGAGAGGAGAGGTCTGGTGAAATACAGAAGAAAAGGTTGGGACCGGGAGCCAAGAGCAAGATGAAAGCAGAATTCTCTGTGTCGTCTTTACGTGGACGCCTGTCCTCCCAGAAAAT TAAGACCCCAGCAGGAGCCATGCCAGTGGAACTTTCCAGTGAGAGTTCATGtgagagtgaggaggaagaggagcagacagaGCGACGTCCGGAGAGCAACACAGAACTGCCCTCTGAATACTGGCAGATCCAGAAACTGGTCAAGTACCTCAAG GGAGGCGACCAGACAGCCACTGTGCTCACTCTGTGCGCCATGATGGACTTTAATTTGATGCAGGAGACATGCCAACTGGCCATCCGGGACGTAGGTGGCCTTGAAGTTCTCATTAACTTGCTGGATACAGATGAAGTCAAATGCAAA ATTGGATCTCTGAAAATCCTGAAAAAGATAAGCCATAACGTCCAAATCCGTCGGACCATTGTTGACATGGGGGGTCTGCAGAGCATTGTGAAGATTCTGGACTCACCAGTCAAGGACCTCAAGGCCTTAGCTGCAGAGACCATCGCCAACGTGGCAAGGTTCCGCAGGGCAAGAAGAACTGTCAGGCAATATGGCGGTATCAAGAAACTGGTGAGT CTGCTGGACTGCGTGCCTAATTTAGCCAACCTTACTGCAGACCAGGAGAAGGATGTAGAGGTGGCCCGATGTGGAGCTTTAGCACTGTGGAGCTGCAGCAAGAGTACCAAGAACAAGGAGGCCATCCGTAAGGCCGGGGGCATCCCGCTGCTGGGACGGTTGCTCAAGTCACCACATGAGAACATGCTTATCCCTGTGGTGGGCACCCTGCAGGAGTGTGCCTCGGAG GAAAGATACAGGATTTCCATTCAAACTGAGGGCATGATCAAAGATTTGGTGACAAACCTAAGCAGTGACAACGATGAGCTACAAATGCACTGCGCCAGTGCAATTTTCAAG TGTGCAGAGGACAAGCAAACCCGTGACCTGGTGCGTGAGTACAAAGGTCTGCAGCCTCTGTTTTCCCTGCTAGGCAAGGCGGACAACAAGCAGCTCCTGGCTGCTACCACTGGGGCCATCTGGAAGTGCTCCATCAGCATGGAGAATGTGGCTAA GTTTCAGGAATACAAAGCCCTGGAGACCCTGGTTGGTCTGCTGACTGATCAACCTGAAGAAGTGCTGGTAAATGTAGTGGGAGCGCTGGGAGAATTTGCCCAGATACCTGCAAACAAGGCCACCATCCGCAAGTGTGGAGGCATCAAGCCACTAGTTAAACTGCTCACTGGAACAAACCAG CCTCTGCTTGTGAATGTAACAAAGGCAGTGGGTGCCTGTGCCACAGACAAGGATAACATGGC aATCATTGACCAGCTTGATGGAGTCCGCTTGGTGTGGTCCTTATTGAAAAACCCTAGTGCAGATGTTCAGTCCAGTGCTGCGTGGGCCCTTTGTCCGTGCATTGAAAATGCAAAG GATGCAGGGGAAATGGTGCGCTCCCTTGTCGGTGGATTGGAACTGATTGTTAATTTGCTGAAGTCAACAAACAACGAGGTCCTGGCAAGCATCTGCGCCGCCATCGCCAAAATAGCCAAAGACAAGGAGAATCTGGCAGTCCTCACTGATCACGGGGTTGTCCCGCTGCTGGCCAAGTTGACTAACACA ACCGATGACAGGCTCCGCCGCCACCTCGCCGAGGCCATTGGCCACTGCTGCATGTGGGGCAGCAACAGGGCGTCCTTCGGTGAAGCCGGGGCCGTGGCCCCCCTAGTGCGCTACCTCAAGTCAAAAGACAGCGCCGTCCACCAGAGCACAGCCATGGCCCTGTATCAGCTGTCCAAGGACCCCAACAACTGTATCACCATGCATGAGAAAGGAGTGGTCAAG